One genomic segment of Mastomys coucha isolate ucsf_1 unplaced genomic scaffold, UCSF_Mcou_1 pScaffold22, whole genome shotgun sequence includes these proteins:
- the LOC116070711 gene encoding putative peptidyl-tRNA hydrolase PTRHD1 yields MVKKDQEDDYINKVFSSLIIRKMASSGVEPQILVQYLVLRKDLSQAPFSWPTGALVAWACHAARAALHLHRDHPHTAAYLRELGRMRKVVLEAADETTLKELAETLQQKSIDHMLWLEQPENIATCITLRPYPKEEVSQYLKKFKLFK; encoded by the coding sequence ATGGTCAAGAAGGACCAGGAAGATGACTACATCAATAAAGTATTCTCGAGTCTGATTATCAGGAAGATGGCAAGCTCTGGGGTGGAGCCACAGATCCTTGTACAGTACTTAGTATTACGAAAGGATCTTTCTCAGGCTCCTTTTTCCTGGCCCACCGGCGCATTAGTAGCGTGGGCTTGTCACGCCGCCAGAGCAGCCTTGCACCTTCATCGAGACCATCCACACACAGCAGCTTACCTCCGGGAGCTGGGGCGCATGCGCAAGGTGGTTCTTGAGGCTGCTGATGAGACCACCTTAAAGGAGCTGGCTGAGACCCTGCAGCAGAAGAGCATTGACCACATGCTGTGGCTCGAGCAGCCAGAGAATATTGCCACGTGCATTACCCTGAGGCCGTACCCCAAGGAAGAAGTGAGCCAGTATCTGAAGAAGTTCAAATTGTTCAAGTGA